A stretch of the Bacillus licheniformis DSM 13 = ATCC 14580 genome encodes the following:
- a CDS encoding PTS sugar transporter subunit IIB gives MKIALVCSAGMSTSILVKKMREEAENRSLKAEINAYAEADLPSDLDEIDVILIGPQVRYLKGQMTERAKPYHTPVAVIDQMAYGMMDGAKVLNQAISLAT, from the coding sequence ATGAAGATCGCACTTGTATGTTCAGCCGGAATGTCTACGAGTATATTGGTAAAAAAAATGCGGGAAGAAGCGGAAAACCGTTCATTGAAGGCGGAAATTAATGCGTATGCTGAGGCAGATTTGCCAAGCGATCTGGATGAAATTGATGTGATACTGATTGGTCCGCAGGTCCGGTATTTAAAAGGGCAAATGACAGAGCGTGCCAAGCCGTATCATACACCCGTGGCCGTCATTGACCAAATGGCTTATGGAATGATGGACGGGGCAAAAGTGCTTAATCAAGCAATCAGCCTTGCAACCTGA
- a CDS encoding PTS lactose/cellobiose transporter subunit IIA, with translation MADTLQLEQVSFEIILHAGNARSSAMEALQLVKHHECETGYQKIQEAESELNQAHQAQTRLLQKEAQGAGLSPNLLLIHAQDHLMTAITVKDLAKEMIDLYQELGKGREK, from the coding sequence ATGGCAGATACACTTCAATTGGAACAGGTCTCATTTGAAATCATCCTTCACGCCGGAAATGCGCGTTCTTCTGCAATGGAAGCGTTGCAGCTTGTGAAACATCACGAATGCGAAACCGGTTATCAAAAGATACAAGAAGCAGAATCGGAGCTGAACCAAGCGCATCAGGCACAAACCCGCCTCCTGCAAAAAGAAGCACAGGGCGCAGGCCTTTCACCCAATCTATTATTAATCCATGCTCAGGACCATTTAATGACAGCCATAACTGTAAAAGATTTGGCGAAAGAAATGATTGATTTATATCAAGAGCTTGGGAAAGGAAGAGAAAAATGA
- the celB gene encoding PTS cellobiose transporter subunit IIC — MKQNKMMAFIESNIMPIAGRIGSQRHLIAIRDGFIAIMPLIIIGSLAILVNNFPIPAFQNFMTGLFGEGWTAVGGAIWNGSFALLSLLAVAAVSFKLAESYHTDGLSAALIGVGAFAVLTPTTEDFGFSMTWLGAQGLFVGLIVALLSTEVFRLFSKNEKLKIKMPEGVPDGVTKSLNALLPAAVILSTAGLCNALIVHFSGQSIHELVFSTIQEPLQGLSNTVGSALIFTFLNHLLWFFGLHGTNILGPIMESVYLPLIQENQHLFSQGMSAFEVPYIVTKPFFDSYVFMGGSGTTLALLAAILIAVKSKHYKTIGKVSLAPGLFNINEPVLFGLPIVLNPIMFIPFILIPLILTITSYIALASGLVPKTVAILPWTTPPIVSGYLVTGGSVRGVFLQIFNLVLATLLYLPFIKAAQRSALHQTENE, encoded by the coding sequence ATGAAACAAAATAAAATGATGGCATTCATCGAATCAAACATCATGCCGATCGCCGGAAGGATCGGTTCCCAAAGGCACCTGATTGCAATACGCGACGGATTCATCGCCATTATGCCTCTTATCATCATCGGTTCCCTCGCCATCCTGGTCAATAATTTTCCAATACCGGCGTTTCAAAACTTTATGACCGGTCTTTTCGGCGAGGGATGGACGGCTGTCGGCGGAGCGATATGGAATGGCTCTTTTGCTCTGTTGAGCCTTTTAGCCGTTGCGGCTGTCAGCTTCAAGCTGGCCGAGTCATATCACACAGATGGTCTGTCTGCCGCATTAATCGGGGTTGGCGCATTCGCCGTGCTTACACCGACCACTGAAGACTTTGGCTTCTCAATGACTTGGCTGGGAGCCCAAGGTCTGTTCGTCGGCTTAATCGTGGCTTTGCTGTCGACAGAAGTCTTCCGGCTGTTTTCCAAAAATGAGAAATTGAAAATCAAAATGCCTGAAGGAGTGCCTGACGGCGTCACAAAATCCTTGAATGCTCTATTGCCGGCTGCCGTCATCTTATCCACTGCCGGGCTATGTAACGCTCTGATCGTTCACTTTTCGGGGCAAAGCATCCATGAGCTTGTTTTCAGCACGATTCAAGAGCCGCTTCAAGGCCTTTCCAACACGGTTGGGTCAGCCTTGATTTTTACTTTCTTGAATCATTTGCTCTGGTTCTTTGGATTGCATGGAACAAACATCCTCGGGCCGATCATGGAATCCGTCTACCTCCCGCTCATTCAGGAAAATCAGCACTTATTCTCGCAAGGAATGAGCGCTTTTGAAGTGCCGTATATTGTGACAAAGCCTTTCTTCGATTCTTACGTATTTATGGGGGGATCGGGAACAACATTGGCTCTGCTTGCCGCCATTTTAATTGCCGTGAAATCGAAGCACTACAAAACGATAGGAAAGGTGTCTCTCGCACCCGGCCTTTTTAACATCAATGAACCCGTTCTGTTCGGCCTTCCTATTGTATTAAACCCGATCATGTTCATTCCGTTTATCTTGATTCCATTAATTTTGACGATTACATCATATATCGCTTTGGCTTCCGGTCTCGTCCCGAAAACTGTGGCGATCCTTCCGTGGACGACGCCTCCGATTGTCAGCGGATATCTTGTCACCGGAGGATCAGTCCGAGGGGTCTTTTTGCAAATCTTCAACCTGGTGCTGGCCACCCTGCTCTACCTCCCGTTTATAAAAGCGGCTCAACGTTCCGCCTTGCACCAGACAGAAAATGAATAA
- a CDS encoding 6-phospho-beta-glucosidase produces MALKVVVIGGGSSYTPEIIEGIIKRHHQFPVNEIVLVDIEEGKEKLRIVSELAKRMIRHAGVPIELSHTIDRAKALKGADFVTVQIRVGGLKARALDEKIPLSHGLIGQETNGAGGMFKALRTIPFMLDIARDIHEICPEAWLINFTNPAGIVTEALLKHGPHQKVVGVCNIPYNMKNSIAEIFGVDVNLVMIEFAGINHFVFGKRVWIDGIDRTEETIELLLNDHFGYSPSNIAALPWNRQFLRSLRMLPSPYHQYYYQHEDALAKDIEAYNNKGTRAETVMEVERQLFERYKDAKIHEKPKELESRGGAYYSESACSLMNSLYHHSMDIQTVNTLNKGSIPDLPDDAVIEVNSVITKSGPIPLTVGKLPDAISGPIILMKKFEQLVIEAAVTGDYDTAYLAMITNPLVSSDHKAQKVLDEMLEAHKRYLPQFFEEVRAHETK; encoded by the coding sequence ATGGCGCTGAAAGTAGTTGTTATAGGCGGAGGTTCCAGCTACACACCAGAAATCATTGAAGGCATCATCAAACGGCATCATCAATTTCCAGTGAATGAGATTGTACTGGTTGATATCGAGGAGGGCAAAGAAAAGCTTCGCATCGTCTCAGAACTCGCGAAGCGAATGATCAGACATGCGGGGGTTCCCATCGAACTGAGCCATACAATAGATCGGGCAAAAGCATTGAAAGGCGCCGATTTCGTAACGGTTCAAATCAGAGTCGGCGGACTGAAGGCGAGAGCTTTAGACGAAAAAATTCCGCTCAGCCACGGCCTGATCGGCCAGGAAACAAACGGGGCGGGCGGCATGTTTAAAGCTTTGCGCACAATTCCCTTTATGCTGGATATCGCCCGCGATATTCATGAGATTTGTCCCGAAGCATGGCTGATTAACTTTACCAATCCGGCGGGCATCGTGACGGAAGCTTTGCTGAAGCACGGACCTCATCAAAAGGTCGTCGGGGTATGCAATATTCCTTACAACATGAAAAATAGCATCGCAGAAATTTTCGGCGTGGATGTAAACCTCGTCATGATTGAATTCGCGGGCATCAATCATTTTGTTTTCGGAAAAAGAGTTTGGATCGACGGGATCGACCGGACAGAAGAGACGATTGAGCTTCTGTTGAATGATCACTTCGGCTACTCGCCTTCCAATATTGCGGCGCTGCCGTGGAATCGCCAATTTTTGCGGTCTTTGCGAATGCTTCCGAGCCCTTATCATCAGTACTATTATCAACATGAAGATGCGCTCGCAAAAGATATCGAAGCGTACAATAACAAAGGGACGCGCGCAGAAACCGTCATGGAAGTGGAGCGGCAGCTGTTTGAGAGATACAAAGACGCCAAGATCCATGAAAAGCCTAAAGAACTGGAAAGCCGCGGCGGAGCTTACTATAGTGAATCAGCCTGCTCATTAATGAACTCGCTTTATCATCATTCAATGGATATTCAGACCGTGAACACACTGAATAAAGGAAGCATACCAGACCTTCCAGATGATGCGGTGATCGAAGTCAACAGTGTCATTACAAAAAGCGGACCGATTCCCCTGACCGTCGGAAAACTGCCCGATGCCATCAGCGGGCCGATCATCTTGATGAAAAAATTTGAACAATTAGTGATTGAAGCTGCGGTCACCGGCGACTACGATACGGCATACTTAGCCATGATCACCAATCCATTGGTCTCTTCTGATCACAAAGCTCAAAAGGTGCTCGATGAAATGCTCGAGGCTCATAAACGTTATCTCCCGCAATTTTTTGAGGAGGTCCGTGCACATGAAACAAAATAA
- a CDS encoding GntR family transcriptional regulator, giving the protein MAKQPQLHSQIKQDIVDKIESGYYPPGSLLPTESEFCKIYDVSRTTLRTALNHLLMEGAIYRKQGKGTFVAKGKVKQILSSSSLRYAEQLKAQGFKPKIKVVDLQKIKPSEKLQTRLGIDAEQMVYQVKRIRYADDEEIQFETAYIRTDLVPEVTEEMANISLYQCISRQGNNIKRTEEQIKIVISDEEIAHHLNITQGTPCFQISTQTFLASEEVVEYSMAYFRGDRVEFFIERDYGQRGK; this is encoded by the coding sequence ATGGCGAAACAACCACAGCTCCACAGTCAAATTAAACAAGATATTGTAGATAAGATTGAAAGCGGTTATTATCCGCCGGGCAGCCTGTTGCCGACGGAGTCCGAGTTTTGCAAAATTTATGATGTCAGCCGGACGACGCTGCGGACCGCGCTGAATCATTTGCTTATGGAAGGGGCTATTTACCGAAAGCAGGGAAAAGGGACATTTGTCGCCAAAGGAAAAGTAAAGCAGATCTTAAGCTCCAGCAGCCTCCGCTATGCAGAACAATTGAAGGCTCAAGGCTTTAAACCGAAAATCAAGGTTGTTGATTTGCAAAAAATAAAGCCGTCCGAAAAACTCCAAACCCGTCTCGGAATCGACGCTGAACAAATGGTCTATCAAGTAAAAAGAATCCGCTATGCAGACGATGAAGAAATCCAGTTTGAAACAGCCTATATCAGAACGGATCTCGTACCCGAAGTAACGGAAGAAATGGCGAATATCTCACTTTACCAGTGCATCAGCAGGCAGGGAAACAACATTAAAAGAACAGAGGAGCAAATCAAGATTGTGATTTCTGATGAGGAGATTGCACACCATTTAAATATTACACAAGGCACGCCTTGCTTCCAGATATCGACGCAAACATTTTTGGCGTCTGAAGAGGTTGTCGAGTATTCTATGGCCTATTTTCGCGGTGACCGCGTTGAGTTCTTCATTGAACGCGATTATGGACAAAGGGGGAAATGA
- the chbG gene encoding chitin disaccharide deacetylase, giving the protein MKSLIINADDFGFSRGVNLGIIEAFQHGVLTSTTLMVNMQEADHAVELARQNPELGVGIHLTLTAGRPILGGLHTITDEEGNFRKLLYYQGFFDIDLEEVYREWKAQIEKALSCGLNPTHIDSHHHIHTYGNLPEVFVEVAKEYDLPCRKVNHDHPSLWKGVRSNDAFELKVDRLKDLSSFFNDYQDAAVIEVMCHPAYVDKCLLEKSSFHYPRAYELSLLTEPSLKAALQHCPDIRLTSYAGL; this is encoded by the coding sequence GTGAAATCTCTAATCATAAATGCAGATGATTTTGGATTTTCAAGGGGAGTCAACCTTGGCATTATTGAAGCTTTCCAGCACGGGGTCCTCACATCGACTACCCTCATGGTCAATATGCAAGAAGCGGATCATGCCGTCGAACTCGCACGGCAAAATCCAGAACTCGGAGTCGGGATCCACTTGACATTGACGGCCGGGCGTCCGATTCTTGGCGGACTGCATACGATAACAGATGAAGAAGGGAATTTTCGCAAGCTTTTGTATTACCAAGGTTTTTTCGACATTGATCTTGAGGAAGTATATCGAGAGTGGAAAGCGCAAATAGAGAAGGCTTTGTCCTGCGGTTTAAATCCGACACATATCGACAGCCATCATCATATTCATACATACGGAAATCTCCCTGAGGTGTTTGTAGAGGTTGCGAAAGAGTATGATCTGCCTTGCAGAAAGGTCAATCATGACCATCCTTCACTGTGGAAGGGTGTAAGGTCTAACGATGCTTTTGAGCTGAAAGTCGACCGATTGAAGGATCTATCGAGCTTCTTTAATGATTATCAAGACGCAGCTGTGATTGAAGTGATGTGCCATCCGGCTTATGTCGATAAATGTCTGCTTGAAAAATCGTCCTTCCATTATCCTCGGGCATATGAACTTTCACTGCTGACGGAACCTTCTCTCAAAGCCGCTTTACAACACTGTCCGGATATTCGCCTCACGTCTTACGCCGGTCTATGA